The Musa acuminata AAA Group cultivar baxijiao chromosome BXJ2-2, Cavendish_Baxijiao_AAA, whole genome shotgun sequence genome contains the following window.
AGTTGATTTTGAGGTTTGCTTTAAACATGTTCCTGTGCTTGTCTGTGAGTTCCAATGATGATCATGTCTAGTTCACCATGGCCTGCTGCAGAGATGCAACTGCTAGTTCTAGTCAATTTACAATTGGATAGATCATCATAAAGGTACTTCATTCTGTTATACCAAGACTCACTGATTTTTTTTTACCTTCCATGATATATCACACTGTTAGTACTCCACTTGAGCATTAATGTTAATGTTCACTGTTGTTGATTACTTGTTTAGTCACATATATGTATTTCACTTTTGGATTTATTAATTAGACAACTAAAACTTTTGTTTAGGTGACATATACCATGAAAGCACTTCTTGGTGTGTTCACTATTTTCGTTTGGTATGTTGCAGCAATTGTGTCAGGTGGGAAGGGAACTGCACAAGACAAGATCAAAACCCTCAGAGAAGCTGGCGTGACGGTGGTCGAGTCCCCAGCCAAGATTGGTGTGGCTATGCTCGAGGTTTTCAAGCAGCGTGGGCTTGCAGAGTAGACGGCACTCCTGCTATTGATCTTTTGATGTTGCAAAACCATAAATCTTTTTTGACTTATGATGCCTGGGGGCTTTCCATGCACGGTTGTAGCAATCCATCTGATTTTTTCAGAGTTCTGAAATATtaactccccccccccccacccttccCTGCTCATCAATAAGAAAAATCCTGAAGGAATATATTGTGTGAGATTAGTGTATTAATGCAATCTCTCACTATTCTTTTTGCTTGATCATTTGTCCAGGGGATCTTTTGGTTGTGTTTGAATTGGAGGGGCGCAATGTTCTTGTTGATGGTTGTGTGGTGAATCTTTTTGTCTTGTAGCATGAAATGCAATTTCAAGAGAGTTTTACCTTTCTGTTTGCgatgatatcatttttaattCAAATCCTTAGCACTTAGGTAAAGGAGCAATATTATAgcttatcttttttttataattaaataattcGCCTTTAAAAGTTCACATGCAAAAGCACAATTTGTACTTGCATCTTTTCTTCTTTGCATTTGCTGCTTTAACTTCTCTAGTTATGTTACCAGGGCAAATTCTTCCCGAAAGTCTCagttttcattattttttatagtggtttttttttgttttattcccACAAAATGTTCCATTTTGATCTTTATTTTTTTACCTTTGGTATTCGTCGCTTTCGTCTACTAGTGGCATCGTATGATCAGTGTCTTCCCTTGTGCCAAATGCCACGAGATCAAGATCGTGTATTATTGTTTGGTGCTCGAGTGCCAGTCGAATGTTATTGTTTGGTGCTCGAGTGCCAGTCGAATGTTTTGTGTATTATCAAATGTTTTTTGTTGTTTTGAAAGTTGGGTGTTTTTTAGCTTCAGTTGATTTCAGCACTGCAATCTCTGTTATAACAATATAACCCTTATCTCTGTAATTCTCATTCTCAAGATTTACACCCTCATCTCTCATCTCCATAAGGACTTAAGAATTTGGATGACAACGTCAGATGGGCTCTTCTGTTTTTGTGTTAGTGCATTTAGACTACACTTCTAAGAGTGATCTAAATACAGACTTAGTAACTGAAGCAgcccaataaataaaaaagaatcacTTTTTCTTTCATGGATTGACACATCAAATATACTACAGCAATGATGTCTTGGGTGACATCTTAAGAAGGCTAATCATTCATATGACTCACCTTATGACTCTCTTACATGCAGCCTATAAATAGTTGCTGTTCTGCCAATTGCTTCGATTGATATTTTTTACAACAAAATTCCTGACAATCTACCAAACAATCAAAATTATTGACATGAATCCCATGTCAAAATAGGGCTTCTTCAGATAATTTGCACAAGTCTTCTTCATTCCATCCACGGCTGCTTCAGCAAGTCATTCTTCCATGTTTATTAACAGCTGCTTAAGTTGCACTGGTGCATGTTGATTTGAAAATGTTGATCTATTAACAATCACTTGAGATGTTTGGAAACCTTTGTACTTGATGTCAATGCGCTGCAAGTTGAAGGTATTTGGTATAATCAATCCCATTTAACCGTACACAACATAGTATATTCTCTGGCAATTCTTCTGCCTTGTTTCCCTGTACAAGAAAGAAATTACTTACTTCAGTGTTCCCAATTTTTAATCACGTAAATGCTAAATTTTAAAGGAAGTAGTCCATCGTATGTTTCTTATTCAAGTTGTACTAAACATAAAAGAGCTACCTGTATCGTTAGGCCAAAATCCAAGACACACAGCTTCAGCCTGTCAAGGAATGCTTCAAATCCTTTCCTTGAGATGTAACTAAATCTGTGCATGTCCAAATCTATCTCGAAATAATTTTTACCCTGCAAATGTTGCATCATAGCGGCAACATTAGGCTCACCATATGATGCATTTGAGTGCTGAAATAAGCATCACTGCAGCAAGCAATTGATCCTGACTTTTAGGAAGAATATTTATTGACAGTATGTAAGTGAACTTTCAAAGCAAGCAAACTTGAACACAGTTTAGCGGGCATGGAGCAAGCATTGCTTTTTAAATTTCTGGTAATCCATACCTCATGCGCACTCTTTAACTATTGTGATTTTGATAGCACATAAGTAGTTACTTGGAAGCATATAATATTTCACTAATATTTGTGTCTTCAATATCTGATCAGAAATTGAATGTAGCTTTAATATGTAGGAGGAAATTGAAACAATGGAGGCATGAATTTACATGCAGGCAGAGAGGTTGATCTCACAACACAGACCTATGAAGCTAAAGATGAAAAGGatcaattttatattaaaaagtaTATAGTAAGAATAATTGCATAATCACTAAGTATTTTGTGGATCTGAAAATGATATGATTTTGCTTTAATGTACAAAGAGGGATGAACTTACCAAGTAGAAATCATGCTGAGGACGGGACAGAACTGGCTTCTCATTGTAGGCATGCATAAGCTTCCTCTCAGCAGCGTTTAGAGGAAGATCCTCCAAATTTGCTACACGACCAAGTATTTTTAACCTTTCTCTGAAGGGAACTGATGTATCCATAGCAAAACCTTTGACCCTTTCTACCTCATCATCGATTAACCTCTACCAAGTATCAAGATAGAAATATATGAACAATTGAGCATAAAGAAAACCAGCATATCTATATTTCCTACTGACAAAAGCAGCACATTTTTGAAGAAATACAAATTAGAAGCGCAAGGTAATCAACAATGCAAGATAGACTGCTGATGCCTGCATACTATTGTGCAGCAGCCGGCCTGCCTGTCTGTCTTGGTATACCAAATTGACATAAGATGGATGGCATAGCGGGCCATAGAAATGAATAATAAGATCAGATTTATGTATAGCAGTAGAGAAGAACATGAAATATTAAACAATATAAGAGAGATTAGAAGTAGAGAAATATAAATCCAACAATACCTCTTCACTTACACAGGTTTTAGAAGAAGTCAATGGTCTTATGTGGGAACAGGTTTGCAATCTTGTCATTTTCTACAGTAGATGGGTGGTTCTAAATCTATAGAAGGTCAACAAGACACAAGGGCTGGGAGCTCAACAAAAAGTCCTCAGAATAATCATCAAAATGCTAATCGAAAAACCACTTCCTAGCGGGCAGGAATGagattaaattttgatgattattttgCAACTTCACAGGTCCTCCAAGAATTGAAAAGGGCTGAAAGTTGGTACATGGTGTACTGTCAGTTAACCATACAGAATAGTGATTTGCGAAGCagattccaaaaaaaaatttattgaatcAAGGCTTAGTAATGCAATCTTTGTGATAGATTGAGGTGGATGTCGCATAACAAATTTGAACAACCCTTTCAATTTTCGTATTAAAAAAATAGTCACTTAGGTCTTCTCTACGAAAACATGATCAAAATATACTAGTGATGTGATCTGTATGAGACTAGTGGACTACTCAGGTTATCCACAATGTTATGACAAGGCACAACAAGGGCAAGGAAATTAGTCCAAATCCAATTTGACCACTCATACGACATCACATGTACCAAAAACTATAATTTGTGCATTTGAAGCACCTCAACTTTGAAAACCTTTCAATTTTGGTACTTAAAAAAGCACAAAGAAAATCAATTACATTGCTGTATCGATAAAATTTATTGAACATACTGAGTTTAAGCTACAGGGTCGAGCATTAAAGATGAAATAATTGGCTGATGTAAAACAACAGGGCACATTACATCATTGTTAAGATGTATAAAGCCTTTGAAGTTGGAAAAGCATACGGTTTATTAGATGGACAAAAATGCAACATGATGAGCAGAATTTATCTCACTCGAATATTCTCCAAGAAATGCGATGGAAGTTCCTTAGAATAGCCTTCAGAGAGCCTAAAATATAACACAAAACTTATTCCTTCACCATCGGTTTCACTCTGAAATATGGTAGCAGGATAGAGTGGAATCTGTAATAGACATGACAAATCTGGCAGATCAGGAGACAGCCTAAAACTTAAAAAGCTactgaaataatataaataataaggaAAATTCTTCAAAACATCAATTTAGATCGATATTTTACTGGATCCTGGATTCATTGTGtgaaatgctttttcttttttgaatatcATTCTGGTAGCAAGAACATGTACAATGCTTATATGTTCAAGCTAACTTGAGAAAGATTATATTTCTAGAAACCATTGTGGACCATTTGGCTCAATATCTAAACCTGGCTTCACAAATTTATAAAATGACATACAAGTTTCAACTCAAGGAGACCTTATGTATCCTTTGTGTTAGTCAGCATATCAGGATGAATGACCAGCTGCCAGCTGACAATGCTGATCTCCTAGCTGTTGCATTAACATGTCACTatatcctttttcttctttttgttttcctTACATGTTGCAACAACACGTCAATATATCCTTTTTTTCTTGCTATATCCTTTTGAAGCCCATATATATGCATAAGATGAGAATGGATAACATGAGAGAGAATTATATAAGATGATGTGACATATGCTTAGGAGACCTCCGGATATGATATTTAGAAGAGATGAAACGATTAATATTAGTgggagaggtagaggaagacctaaaaaactTCAAtgcaaactataaataaagatttaaatcctctagacttaactaaatatatggctTCTTATAGATCTCAATGGCGGCAAAGAATCTATATAGTCGATTCCCTAAATAGTTGGGATTTACGGTCTTGTTGTTGTCGTCGTTTTGAAGCCCATAATAACATAGATGGGTGCTAGACAACTAAGCACTGATTGCTATTTACTATTTGCTCTTTCTGAAAATTATATTTGTGAAATTTCTTCTATCATACAGATCtccatatatttaatattttcaaagtACTCAAGGTATGTTCTTGGTATTTCTGCTTGTTGGCAAATGTGTTAATACTAAATTTTATGGCTCTTTTCAATAATAAGGAGAATAGTGTTGCCCTTGACTGATTCAGTCAAGATTTTTTATCCTTGTAATTATTGAATATTGATGATGTAGATTTGGATGCCAAGAAAAGAATAGCTATTATCACTATCCATATGATTGTCTTCAAGATTTATATAAGACGAATAATAATCAACTTCATCTGGGTAGGAAAAACATCCCAAAGAAGTAATAAGAAATAAGCATGTAAATCATGACAATAATGTCTCATATAGAAACAAAAAGTGCAAAACAATTAACAAATTGTTCGGTCACATAGCCCCTTGATATGCCAGCCACAGCATGTCATGCACGAAAGAAAGGAATTCAGAAACTCTATTATTCCCACAACGAAAGTAAACCTAATCCATCTTAATAAGCAGATAAAGTCTGTCCAGATATCTTAGGATGCCTTCGAtaaatttgaatttatttttaaagaCAAAGAAAACCACAACTCGAGGCAGTGTTTCATTTGAACTACTAACTAGCATGAATAGAAAACTGAACTTAGTAAAGTTTTATTTTAGAACATCATAAAGAACAAACATCCTGGAaatagaattcatgaaatatatataaCTTCAGTCAGAGTCACTCGGGATTATACCTGAATGTTAACCACAAGAATAGGTGGGAACTTGCCAGATGGATTGAAGATGGGAAGTTCCACAAATCGAGCAATGTGATTAATTTTCTGCTGAGACAGGTAGACATCAACACCAAAAGGACAGTATGCTGCATAATTTGGAGCAAACTCTTTCTTCTTATCCCTGGAATCAGACACAAACTAATGTAAAATTTCAGTCACATGTAGATCATCTCCAACTCCAAGTTAAAGTATGCATGCTAAATTGTATAGAagctaaaaattaaaataattggaCAACACCTGCCTAAGGTAATGTTCTCCCCGCACTCTGAATGTATTGGGTTCAATGAACGACCAGCTATCAAGCATTTTCTTTTCCAGCAAGCAGAATTGGACTTGAGATCCTGCTAGTGGCTTTTCGAGAAAGGCCTTTGTAGAAACTTAATGCGAAGCAAAGACAAAAAATCAGTAAGTTACATGATCACAGATAGAAATCCTCAAAAGATTTTCATGATCTCTTATGCTGGATATGCTCTTCAAATTGTAAAGAAACTGAAAAAAGCGAAATGGCATCGGTGAAGAATCTTCAGAATAACATAGTTCAACCAAAATTGTGTCCAAGATTCTCTTGCAATAAATCAGAAACAAAACAATGTAGAAAAGCCAAAGAACAATCTACTGGTGGTCAAGTTATGACTAAGAAATATTCTCAGATAGCCAGAGGTACCCCTCAACACTAAGGTATAAATACAATACTAATCTATTAGACAAGAGTTAGAATAAGTAATATTAAACAGAAATCCGAAGAGGCAATGTTATAACTTGGGAGACCTACATCAGAAAATTAAATAATGACACTTGAGAAGATATATGAAGGCAAAGAGTGGGGATCAACAATTGATTGATGACAATTGCTTattagtttcagaaaaaaaaaacataacaagCTTGTCCCACACAAAAACCAGCATCATATGAAGCCGAAAGTCGGAGGAGTTTGGTATCATTATATGGAAAAACCCGTATCCAGATAAAAAAGGGTAGTTACTAACATAGTGTTGATGTAGCATGTGCTTCCCCTGACTTCCGCTTGAAGGAAAGCTTCAAAGAAGCCTTTTTGGCCGAGTTTGGTGGACTGGTGCTTAGGGCTTTTCTCTTTTCAATTGTGGACGTTGCAACAACAAGGCAAGGCAAACAGTTGTTTGGAAGGATACCACAATTGTTCAAAATTCCCCTATCACTGTGACCAGCATTCTCATCCACAGAAATGACTGACACATCCTCATGACTTACAAAGGCTTTCGCAGTATTCTCCAAGTTCATTGACAACTGCTCCCCTAATTTTAGTCCCTTCTGCTTTCCATCAATAGAATTGCTGGTGAAAGCATTTGGGTCGTTCGCTCCAAGGTTGTCATCTCTATAGGATGTAGGGCTCATTGTGAATTCACCTTCACAACCATTTACAGAGAAATTTACAATGCATATCAGTACCAAGGAAGCTGGAATTAGCTCAAAGAAAATCGCAGACAGCATCAACGATGACCATCCTAATTTCATCAAATCAATTAAAATGAAAAATCATCACCAAGAGTCCATGATCGAGTACCAATATGATACGTGCAACATACCATCTTGAACACTATGGAAATCCTCCTCATCTGATTCTATAGCAGAGAAAGTGTCAAACCATGCTTCTTCGACGGTCGTGGCTGACACCATAACTTCAATTTAAGCAATGCCAAACAGTTAGGAGTAATAGAAAAAGATTGCTCAAAGGAATAATTCCAATCATTGCAAACAATTTGCAAAATAGATAAAATCAGTATGAGACACGTCCAAGAAGGAGGACGATGATAAATATTTCAAGCCTTGAGAATTCACTCAaaaaagaaattttttgctaTAAACTGTGTATTTCAAATGCAGAATCTGAGTCAGCAATATTCCGTCAAATTGCGTACGATTGCAGCAGTATAAACTATAAGCTTCTTCTGGCTAACATCTCGATTTGATCAAGATATTAGTTCTGTTAAGATAGATTGATACCATTAAGAACTGGAGGTAAACGTTTGCTTTCCCTTTACCATGATCTTCTAAGGGCCTTAAAATTATCAGTCGAAACCTCGAACCAGGGGGCCAAAATCGGAACTTGGAAAGCAAAACCGGCCGGGCACAATGCACATCAGGAAACGATGCACAGATCAAGAAAACCGATCTTTTTCGCCAAAAGCAACCGCATCAAGccccaaaaaataaaaaacagaaaCAGAATCAAGCCATAACCTTGGAACGCGGGGTTGCTGTAAGACATGGGATCGGCCCCGTCCAACCCCTGGGCCTCTTCGATCCTCTCCATCACCTTCCGCGTCACCGCTCGCCACTTGGTcgccctcctccgccgccgccgcgtcCCTCCCGGCGAGCTCCGCCGCCCTCCCACGCACCTGTCCGGCCTCGAGACGCACAAccccatccctctctctctctctctctctctctctctctctctctctcctctcctgcTCCTCTCTTAGGATCGAAATGTTGGGGTCTGCAATCTGATTCCGAGATCCAGGAAGAAGAATAGCGGCCCGACCGAGGAGGACTTGGGGGGATCGTAACTCACATCGTCAATACCATCGTATCCACATCTCCATTATAAAACCAACAACATGATCGATCGGCTCAACAACagcgagagagagcgagagagaggatTGGCGCATCCCTTGTGCACCTCTCTTGTTGTTGGTTGATCACTGGGGTCCGCATCGAATGACCTTCTGAGGTAGCGGGTAACAAACGAACAAGTGCGGGAAAACATGATCCGCTCGGCAAcaccaggagagagagagagagagagagagaggcggggaTTGGGCCGAATAGTGCAGAGATTTGGCCGATGAATACCCTTCCCTTCACCTCTCTTGTCATTGGCGTATAGGTGGGGCCCACGTAAAACAACCGGGTGCAATCGTGGCTGAGAAGCCAACGAGTGGAAATTCTTTGCACTTCTCGGAAGGCTTCGCTCAGGTGACGCCGCGTGTCGGCCGCTGTGATCCGCACGCTCtcttgtcctctctctctctctctctctctgtgtgatgGGTGTTGCCTCCCACGCTTGGATCGCGTGGAAGGTTGCGGTCGACCGGAGAGACGTGGATACATTAACATCCTTACGTGTGCGGGCGAGTGGTTGGGATCAACTCGGACTCTGATGTCCTCGGCCAATGCCATCGTTGACTGCGAGAGTTATTGTGGGGTCGATCTGGCCATTGGTGTGTGGTCGATGAGTCGGAGAGTCGGGCACTCAAGTTAGCTTAAATGATGTGACAGCGTCACACAGTGcatgaatccaaatcaatttcaacatattctgatTGAAAAAGCATGGCATTTCAAGGGAAAGGGTTCGATCTAAAATACTTTACAGGTAAAGATGCGTTTAGTAGTATCAAATTTCAATACTTCGTTATGAGCAGCGAAAGGTAAGCATTGACCGGTCAAAAGAAGCATGTTTCACGATGTGTTATCATTATCGTATGGATAAATTCCTTGTCGACGACGATCTCTCACGAGGTTTGTTCGTCGAGGATGGAGAAAGTGAAGGAGATGGATTTTACCTTTCACGTGATAACATGGAATACATTTATGATTACAAGTAGAACACCCTCGCTCGTGCTTTTGATTGTTGACATCTCCTTGATAGATAATTTCATGTGGATTCCTTTAATTCATCAAAATGATTGTCACTTCCACAGTCATTTTGATGAATTAAAGGAATCCTAAATGTTGTTGGTTTCGATTTTGCTAGAATCCAAGGGATCGATCTCTTATCATTGGAGTGGGGATGTTCTTTAACAACAACTTCCTATATTTTGTTTCAACTAATTAAGAGAGATACCATTAATACCATTAAGTAATCTGTCATTAGAGAGAGAATACTTAATTGCTTGGAAAAAAATAAAAGGGAGAGAGAAAAATTCACTTCCTATTTAACACATATAAATAGCATTAGAATCTATCACACATCTTTTTCTTTGAATGACAATTTTCTATTTCAAAATGAATACTGATAGATGTTTACTATTGCAGGATGATGAGGCATCATACAAAGTTATTAGCTCAAGTATGTGGTAAGATGCTCACCTTCCTTTGGATTTGAAATCCATTTTGTACCGAGTTCTTTAGGTCGTCCTGTGGACATTTAAAGCTTTCTTttctgaattaaaaaaaaaaaggtgatagcTGGTAATTTCAGGGAAGATATTAAGAGCGTGTGTGCAATAATTTGTTGATTCATAGAAGAACTGAAAGTCTAACATAACAAGAAAGCTTAGATGAAAAGGCTTCAAATCTTGATGTGTCTCTGACAACATTAATTCTTGAGATATATattaaaagaagagagagagatgtaCACAAATGGTGACAAATAAATCTAAATTTTAGTTACTAAGTTTTTCATTACAAAGCATGCactgataaaatatatatattaaggaGGAAAACAGTTCATTTTGTTATTCCATTACAACACATCTTAATCCATTACATGGTCAATAATACTGCCAATACTCTTCCTTGCAAGAACATGTTACCACCCACATAAGAAACGAAAGAAATCCATCGCGCGCACAAGACCAAACATAGAGCCTTCCAACCACAGTGGCGATGAGATAAGTAGCTGAGTCCTGCAGTTATCAGCAATCGGAATCAGATGGAGTATGAAAAGATTTCGTTTTCAGTTTATAAAGTTGTTCTTTCTGACATTTAGAAGAATGTACTATGAGCTGTTGACCTTTCACAATGATCCTTACCctcaatggagactaatcatttgTGTGATAGAAAGGAAAGTAACAGGGCTAGTAAAAGGAAGACCACCATAATCTGCATTGAACATTACCAGGAAATTTAGGTGAAACTCTAGCCTTAAAGAAGCAATGATTGTTCTGGTGTATGGAGCACAACTCACCAGCAATGAAGTGTGACGATTGCTCTCGTGCATACGAAGTCCCCTAAAACActcaaattttaaaaaagaatGGCATAAATAAGAATCTTCAGAGAACAATGATTTAACAACGAACCTTGTATCAAGCAACCCAGAAGATCCACAAGCCTTCTGTATAGCCTCTACATGCTTACGAGTGAGCTTGGCATTTGGATCATTATCATCAATCTGAATGGCCAATTAACTTTTAGTCAATTCCTTATGTACGGAACTAAGGATTACGATCATAAGTGGAAACGAAGGGCAGTTTTAGCATGATcttcaagttaaaaaaaaaaacggaAATCCAGATAAAATCATGTTGAAGAAATAGGGATGAGCATTTGGTCAGTTTAGTTGGTTTTAGGATATCTCAATTTGGAATTCTTGATCAATTATGAATTTTATCTGTCAAACTGAActgaattatattaaaaaaatgaacTGACCATACCATGCCGTATATTAAAATTCAGTTGGTTCAGTCAGTTTTTGACTTGCACGGGAGCAACAACTTCCAAGTGGAGGCTAGTGATTATGGCTTCATTTGTTTGTTCAAACACCAAGGCTGGTTCCTAAAAGGGGTttgtaaattatatttatattgccatcaataagtctgtttagtttaatgTACACATTAATACTAAGAGTAAACTGCTCGACTAGATTGCTAAAGAAAAGTCTAATCTTAGTTTTGTTTATTCGGCTTATCCGGTTTTCATTCCACAAAACATACCAAAAAAATTAAAGTTACCAAACCATACTGACCCATTAAGTAAACCAGATTACATTTACCAAGTAGGTTTGGTTTGATTCAGTAAATTAATTTTGACCAAATAACTACAAGATGATGTTTACAAAGAATTTTAGTACATTTAACTCAGATGACattttgatcaagtaaatcagatGACATTTACCAAGTAATTCAGTAAATTAATTCATAAGATGGGGACAATGTGTCGGGACTCATTCAGCGGGTCTGTGGTAGGTGATGATACTTCCAACAATTTTCAGTGTGATTTGGTCCACCAAAATAGCAACCTCACCTTTATTCACTTTATATGCACATGTGAAAAGTCATTCACCTTCAAAATTATCATATAGTTATTCTGCATAATAGAGGATTCCTACCTTTGATTTCAGCAGAgaagaaaattcataaaaagcaCCATATACATCTGACATTGAGTTTGTCTGGTCGATAATCTTAGCTGTTAGTCCTGCAAAAGAGCAGTGCCAAGAGATTAATAAGTGCAGAAATATATCAATCGATAATACAAAAAATTGGATTGTACTGAACTGAAATATGAAACTTTATAGATATCCAAGTGGAATAAAATAGCCCAAACCTTCTGTTAAGTACATCCAATAATTAAAATCATCTTGTCAACTAGTCACGGCAAGGATCATTAAcagcaaaaagaaggaaaaaaaaacaaacagAGAGCCAGTCACATGTATATCATATGATTGTTATACAGTTTCatcttctatgggaacaaatccattGTCACTtgcaatatatattatattttttagtttCTTGATATCAGTAAATGCTGGAAAAAAGAGTCAACCTGGACCTACTCTAGATGCTAATTAGCAAAAACAAGTGAGTCAAGCTTCAAGCAACTATAGCTGTTGTTGGTAAATCACATAGTTATGGAAGCTCAAATCCTTGAATATGGAAGCTACGTTGGAGAATCACACGCATGTGGAAGCTGTAATCCTTGAGTATGGAAGTTGCATTGCTAGAATATGAAAGTTATATTCCTATACGGCTGTATATCCTAATTTAAATAAGATAGTTTCTAAGACTTACATGTGTAATTGTATCTCTAATACATTAGGGCCGTAATATGGtttttatattttacttttttgGGATTTGGATCCTTATAAATTTGTAAGCTCCTTCATGATCAACATGACCACCTTAAAATGCTTCATTAGCAAATTAAGAATGAGAGAGAGAATTTGTGCACTCCATAAATCCAAGTATTATGTTTTCGTATATAAGAGTCTATACAATAAAATAAGAGAACAGTTTTCACTATAACATCAAAACTGAATCAATCAAAAAAGAATGAATGAGAAAAAGTATACAATTAGGAAGTAGAGAAGAACATATGTAAATCATATTAATCCTGTCAAATGATCTTACCACGTCGCATTTTTAcaacacctctaaacacctccACATTATTATAGCACAAGGCTAGGGTTCCAATTGCCATTATCTGTTAAATGTGACAACAATCAGCAAAACATGTCCTGATTGGATAATTAACATAAAAAAAACTTAGGTTTGAGCATCATGATGTCAATAGTAAGTTTCATACTCAAGCTATAAGGGAACCAACAATTAACATGATCTGTTAAAGGAGACAACAATCAGCAAAACATATTCTGATTGGATAACTAACATTAAAAACCTTAGGTTTGAGCATCATGATGTCAATAGTAAGTTTCATACTCAAGCTCTAAGGAAACCAACAATTGCCATAATCTGT
Protein-coding sequences here:
- the LOC135605777 gene encoding uncharacterized protein LOC135605777 isoform X1: MGLCVSRPDRCVGGRRSSPGGTRRRRRRATKWRAVTRKVMERIEEAQGLDGADPMSYSNPAFQVMVSATTVEEAWFDTFSAIESDEEDFHSVQDGEFTMSPTSYRDDNLGANDPNAFTSNSIDGKQKGLKLGEQLSMNLENTAKAFVSHEDVSVISVDENAGHSDRGILNNCGILPNNCLPCLVVATSTIEKRKALSTSPPNSAKKASLKLSFKRKSGEAHATSTLFSTKAFLEKPLAGSQVQFCLLEKKMLDSWSFIEPNTFRVRGEHYLRDKKKEFAPNYAAYCPFGVDVYLSQQKINHIARFVELPIFNPSGKFPPILVVNIQIPLYPATIFQSETDGEGISFVLYFRLSEGYSKELPSHFLENIRRLIDDEVERVKGFAMDTSVPFRERLKILGRVANLEDLPLNAAERKLMHAYNEKPVLSRPQHDFYLGKNYFEIDLDMHRFSYISRKGFEAFLDRLKLCVLDFGLTIQGNKAEELPENILCCVRLNGIDYTKYLQLAAH
- the LOC135605777 gene encoding uncharacterized protein LOC135605777 isoform X2, which translates into the protein MGLCVSRPDRCVGGRRSSPGGTRRRRRRATKWRAVTRKVMERIEEAQGLDGADPMSYSNPAFQATTVEEAWFDTFSAIESDEEDFHSVQDGEFTMSPTSYRDDNLGANDPNAFTSNSIDGKQKGLKLGEQLSMNLENTAKAFVSHEDVSVISVDENAGHSDRGILNNCGILPNNCLPCLVVATSTIEKRKALSTSPPNSAKKASLKLSFKRKSGEAHATSTLFSTKAFLEKPLAGSQVQFCLLEKKMLDSWSFIEPNTFRVRGEHYLRDKKKEFAPNYAAYCPFGVDVYLSQQKINHIARFVELPIFNPSGKFPPILVVNIQIPLYPATIFQSETDGEGISFVLYFRLSEGYSKELPSHFLENIRRLIDDEVERVKGFAMDTSVPFRERLKILGRVANLEDLPLNAAERKLMHAYNEKPVLSRPQHDFYLGKNYFEIDLDMHRFSYISRKGFEAFLDRLKLCVLDFGLTIQGNKAEELPENILCCVRLNGIDYTKYLQLAAH
- the LOC135605777 gene encoding uncharacterized protein LOC135605777 isoform X3 translates to MGLCVSRPDRCVGGRRSSPGGTRRRRRRATKWRAVTRKVMERIEEAQGLDGADPMSYSNPAFQVMVSATTVEEAWFDTFSAIESDEEDFHSVQDGEFTMSPTSYRDDNLGANDPNAFTSNSIDGKQKGLKLGEQLSMNLENTAKAFVSHEDVSVISVDENAGHSDRGILNNCGILPNNCLPCLVVATSTIEKRKALSTSPPNSAKKASLKLSFKRKSGEAHATSTLFSTKAFLEKPLAGSQVQFCLLEKKMLDSWSFIEPNTFRVRGEHYLRDKKKEFAPNYAAYCPFGVDVYLSQQKINHIARFVELPIFNPSGKFPPILVVNIQIPLYPATIFQSETDGEGISFVLYFRLSEGYSKELPSHFLENIRRLIDDEVERVKGFAMDTSVPFRERLKILGRVANLEDLPLNAAERKLMHAYNEKPVLSRPQHDFYL